A section of the Macadamia integrifolia cultivar HAES 741 chromosome 9, SCU_Mint_v3, whole genome shotgun sequence genome encodes:
- the LOC122087956 gene encoding uncharacterized protein LOC122087956 isoform X1, with protein sequence MQRGNGGRDDFFNFGDPFAGFGGLGGHGSLISNFFGGRDPFDDPFFTRPFGPSMFGPSMFGPSMFGPSMFGPGMFGPRGSIFGDSPASGFIEHEPPQANSLASGFIKHEPPQANKSKGPIIKELNSDDEEVEETEAKEKASEEKKDNPRKHSRSSKDPYVEEPDDEAEVGLCAGRRSKHMQYMHDYNRADRTQPQARSFTFQSSTVTYGGADGPCYTSSKTRRTGSDGVMIEECKEADTTTSRAAHRLSRGLHDKGHSIMRKLNSDGKVDTMQTLHNLNEDELVGFEDAWRGSARTHLPGWNERLNMHGDIGAISSGQGQATNGGWALPSTEQHKPQGSERRFGGGVRTGTSKGRARPSTRINID encoded by the exons ATGCAAAGGGGAAATGGAGGTAGAGATGATTTCTTTAATTTCGGGGATCCTTTTGCTGGGTTTGGAGGCCTCGGTGGCCATGGGAGTCTGATATCTAACTTTTTTGGGGGAAGAGACCCATTCGATGACCCTTTCTTTACTCGTCCATTTGGCCCCAGCATGTTTGGTCCCAGCATGTTTGGCCCTAGTATGTTTGGTCCCAGCATGTTTGGCCCCGGCATGTTTGGTCCAAGAGGGAGCATCTTTGGAGATTCGCCTGCCTCTGGGTTTATTGAACATGAACCACCGCAGGCCAATTCGCTTGCCTCTGGGTTTATCAAGCATGAACCACCACAAGCCAATAAATCAAAAGGGCCAATCATAAAGGAGTTAAACTCTGATGATGAGGAGGTAGAAGAAACGGAAGCAAAAGAGAAAGCGTCCGAGGAGAAGAAAGATAATCCAAGGAAGCATTCTAGGTCGAGTAAAGACCCATATGTTGAGGAGCCCGATGACGAAGCTGAAG TGGGTTTATGTGCAGGGAGGAGGAGCAAACATATGCAGTACATGCATGACTATAACAGGGCTGATAGAACCCAGCCTCAGGCTCGTAGTTTCACCTTTCAGAGCTCTACTGTTACTTATGGTGGTGCTGATGGACCATGCTATACTTCATCTAAAACCAGAAGGACTGGCAGTGATGGA GTGATGATTGAAGAATGCAAAGAAGCAGATACAACAACAAGTCGAGCAGCACACAGGTTATCTAGGGGACTTCATGATAAG GGTCATTCAATAATGAGGAAGCTTAATTCAGATGGTAAGGTGGATACCATGCAGACCTTACACAATCTTAATGAAG ATGAGCTTGTGGGATTTGAAGATGCTTGGAGGGGGAGTGCTAGAACACACTTGCCTGGATGGAATGAGAGATTGAATATGCACGGGGATATAG GGGCTATCAGCAGTGGACAAGGGCAGGCAACAAATGGTGGATGGGCTCTTCCGTCAACAGAGCAGCATAAACCTCAGGGATCTGAGAGGAGGTTTGGTGGTGGGGTCAGGACAGGCACCTCCAAGGGAAGGGCTAGGCCATCTACCAGGATTAATATAGATTAA
- the LOC122087956 gene encoding uncharacterized protein LOC122087956 isoform X2: MQRGNGGRDDFFNFGDPFAGFGGLGGHGSLISNFFGGRDPFDDPFFTRPFGPSMFGPSMFGPSMFGPSMFGPGMFGPRGSIFGDSPASGFIEHEPPQANSLASGFIKHEPPQANKSKGPIIKELNSDDEEVEETEAKEKASEEKKDNPRKHSRSSKDPYVEEPDDEAEGRRSKHMQYMHDYNRADRTQPQARSFTFQSSTVTYGGADGPCYTSSKTRRTGSDGVMIEECKEADTTTSRAAHRLSRGLHDKGHSIMRKLNSDGKVDTMQTLHNLNEDELVGFEDAWRGSARTHLPGWNERLNMHGDIGAISSGQGQATNGGWALPSTEQHKPQGSERRFGGGVRTGTSKGRARPSTRINID; the protein is encoded by the exons ATGCAAAGGGGAAATGGAGGTAGAGATGATTTCTTTAATTTCGGGGATCCTTTTGCTGGGTTTGGAGGCCTCGGTGGCCATGGGAGTCTGATATCTAACTTTTTTGGGGGAAGAGACCCATTCGATGACCCTTTCTTTACTCGTCCATTTGGCCCCAGCATGTTTGGTCCCAGCATGTTTGGCCCTAGTATGTTTGGTCCCAGCATGTTTGGCCCCGGCATGTTTGGTCCAAGAGGGAGCATCTTTGGAGATTCGCCTGCCTCTGGGTTTATTGAACATGAACCACCGCAGGCCAATTCGCTTGCCTCTGGGTTTATCAAGCATGAACCACCACAAGCCAATAAATCAAAAGGGCCAATCATAAAGGAGTTAAACTCTGATGATGAGGAGGTAGAAGAAACGGAAGCAAAAGAGAAAGCGTCCGAGGAGAAGAAAGATAATCCAAGGAAGCATTCTAGGTCGAGTAAAGACCCATATGTTGAGGAGCCCGATGACGAAGCTGAAG GGAGGAGGAGCAAACATATGCAGTACATGCATGACTATAACAGGGCTGATAGAACCCAGCCTCAGGCTCGTAGTTTCACCTTTCAGAGCTCTACTGTTACTTATGGTGGTGCTGATGGACCATGCTATACTTCATCTAAAACCAGAAGGACTGGCAGTGATGGA GTGATGATTGAAGAATGCAAAGAAGCAGATACAACAACAAGTCGAGCAGCACACAGGTTATCTAGGGGACTTCATGATAAG GGTCATTCAATAATGAGGAAGCTTAATTCAGATGGTAAGGTGGATACCATGCAGACCTTACACAATCTTAATGAAG ATGAGCTTGTGGGATTTGAAGATGCTTGGAGGGGGAGTGCTAGAACACACTTGCCTGGATGGAATGAGAGATTGAATATGCACGGGGATATAG GGGCTATCAGCAGTGGACAAGGGCAGGCAACAAATGGTGGATGGGCTCTTCCGTCAACAGAGCAGCATAAACCTCAGGGATCTGAGAGGAGGTTTGGTGGTGGGGTCAGGACAGGCACCTCCAAGGGAAGGGCTAGGCCATCTACCAGGATTAATATAGATTAA